The following are encoded together in the Rana temporaria chromosome 12, aRanTem1.1, whole genome shotgun sequence genome:
- the LOC120918360 gene encoding uncharacterized protein LOC120918360: protein MSEITDTFREYYDKLYRSQRTAGGEELERFFRNLELPTLTGIEKEQMKAPITLEEAQLAVKEMANQKSPSPDGLPAETYKYYGKVLLPELIKVLNEAMVEGKLPISMTEATIIVLHEEGKNPLETTSYRPISLLCADAKILAKMMASSREDRTSKESDPRSPAERAASYSLLSEEERWNILRNQLLARYPPRENDPAFPINPTIGSSTRSDSSQSQVTDRIGTKNWCLCQNCIEMPTNVEAVCCQELEDVKEYIPQGKICITESEIFNTVVASDRLIPIINNIVFYEERPEVDPDNNRRLRKIAYRTYISCIYGFLWKGNRRVIPSCAVNIIRLLFPDPNGTYVGFMYSEDYNASEMAYH from the exons ATGTCAGAGATCACGGATACATTTAGAGAATATTATGATAAACTATATAGGTCCCAAAGAACAGCGGGTGGAGAGGAATTGGAACGCTTCTTCAGGAACCTAGAATTACCAACTCTCACGGGAATAGAGAAAGAGCAAATGAAGGCTCCGATAACTCTAGAAGAGGCTCAACTAGCAGTCAAAGAGATGGCTAATCAGAAGTCCCCGAGCCCGGATGGGCTTCCGGCAGAGACTTATAAGTACTATGGGAAAGTGCTACTCCCAGAACTTATAAAAGTACTTAATGAGGCcatggtagaggggaagctgcccaTCTCAATGACTGAGGCCACGATAATAGTACTGCACGAGGAGGGAAAGAATCCATTGGAAACCACATCGTATAGGCCTATTTCTCTTCTATGTGCAGATGCTAAAATCCTGGCGAAAATGATGGCTAgcag CAGAGAAGACCGGACTAGCAAG gagAGTGATCCCAGATCTCCTGCGGAAAGAGCAGCAAGCTACAGCTTATTGAGTGAAGAGGAAAGA tGGAATATTCTTAGAAATCAGTTGTTAGCAAGGTATCCACCACGAGAAAATGATCCGGCATTCCCAATCAACCCGACCATTGGCTCTTCTACCAGGAGTGATTCCTCCCAATCACAAGTGACTGACAGAATCGGAACCAAAAATTGGTGTTTATGCCAGAATTGCATTGAAATGCCCACAAACGTTGAAGCCGTTTGCTGCCAAGAACTTGAGGATGTCAAAGAATATATTccacaaggaaaaatttgcataaCAGAATCTGAAATTTTCAATACAGTAGTAGCCTCAGATAGACTCATACCAATAATAAACAATATAGTATTTTATGAGGAACGACCAGAGGTAGATCCTGATAACAACAG gagaTTAAGAAAAATAGCATATAGGACATATATATCCTGTAtctatggtttcctatggaaaggTAACAGGAGGGTGATCCCGTCGTGTGCAGTCAACATCATACGCCTGCTTTTTCCAGATCCCAATGGAACATATGTAGGATTTATGTATTCTGAGGACTATAATGCATCAGAGATGGCTTATcattaa